The genomic segment TTTGAGCGAAGCCGCGACTACGCGCTTGAGTGCCCCATCCGCATACATCGGGATGCTGGTTGCAAAAGCAACCGCAATCGTCAGACCCGCCAAGGCGCTAAACGTCAGCCAACGGGTGTTCCACATTTTGCGGAACAAAAATCGCAGTAGAGGTATTCCCATCGGCTATCGACCTACAACTTTCTGTCCCGGCTCCAAGCCTTTCAAAATCTCGATTTGTGTCGCCGTTTGCTGTCCAACCTCAACGTCCACTTCACGTTTGCCATCTGCATCAATGACTTGCACGTAGGTACGCGATCCAATAGAACGCAGGGTAGATGGCGGGATTACGATGACATTTTCCTTGCGCTTCGTAATAATGCTGATCGAAAGCGGGGTACCGCGAGTCAAGTTTTTAGGCAAATTTTTAATTTCCACCTGCATAAAATCTTCCGGCCGCTCTTTATCCGTATTATTGCCTGTGCCGCCGTTGCCTCCGTTATTGCCGCCATTAGAGGAATCCGTATTGGTCATCGGCATCATTTTCACCGTGCCCTTGAATTTGCCGCTATTGCTGATTTCCGCTACTATTGGCATGCCGACGACGATTTTGGCTATTTCATCCTTGGTCAGCTTCGCTGCCGGAATAAGCGTCGTCGTATCGGCTATGACCGCAATTGTGCTATACGCTTTAATTGCTGCACCTTTCTCCACATTGAGCGAAACAATCGTTCCGCTAATCGGTGCTGTCAGCGTAGCCTTCGCAATCTCTGCCTCCTGATCGACCAGCGCCTGCTTCTTCTCTTCAAACAAAATCGATCTTTCTTCAAATTCTACCGGGTCCATCTCATCGCGCGTTCTCAGCGCTTCCTTCATCGCGGTCTCTTCCTTGCGGAAAGCCAGCTTATCCATGCGCAGCGCCTTCGTAAGGGCATCGACATCAAGCTGGCCAATGACCTCGCCTGCGGACACTTTATCGCCAACCTTGATGTTCAGCTCTTTCAGGTTTTTGCCGTCCAGCGTGAAAAAGACAGGCTCCTCGCGGGATGAAATCAATTTGCCGATTACGTTAACCTTCGTCTCCAGCGTATCTGTCGTTACCTCATACTCTGGCTTCTTGGAAATTTGGGGCGGTGCAATGGAAGGCAATACTTCCTCTTCTTCTTCAGCAGGCAGCAAGGAGCAGCCGCTAGTTATTAACATGATTGCAGCAAGACTTATTATTGCGGGACGTTTAAATAAATTTCCCGTCAACCATTTCATAGACATGGTCGGCAACCTCCATAATAGTAGGATCATGTGTCGTCATACAAATCGTAACTTGTTCCGTGCGAATAATCGTTTTAAAAACACTCATAATTTGAGCTGCCATGTTGGAATCCAGCTCTGCGGTCGGCTCATCCGCCAGCAGCAATATCGGCTTGTGCGCAATCGCCTTCGCAATAGCAACGCGCTGCTGCTCGCCCCCGGACAGCTCGAAGGGACGATGGTTCATCCTTTTCTCCAGGCCAACCAGCTCCAGGCAGTGGTCCACCCGTTCCTTCCACGTTCCACGCGGAACGCCAGCCATCCTTAGCGACAGCTCGACATTCTCCTTCGCAGACAGCAGCGGCATCAAAGCGAACGCCTGAAAAATAAAGCCCATTTCCTTGCGCCTGACAAGTGTACGCTTATCGTCGCTCAGCTTATGAAAGGGCCTGCCGTTAAACCAAATTTCGCCTTCAGTCGGTGTATCCAGTCCGCCCAGGCAGTTCAGCAGCGTCGTCTTCCCCGAGCCGGAACGGCCGCGAAGCATAACGAGCTGATTTTGCCGGAGCTCCATATTAATGCCTTTGAGCACGCGCAGCGGCGCACCGCCAGCCTGAAATACCCGTTCAACATTCACAACGGAAAGCAGTTTTTCATTATGTACTTCTTTCTCTAGCTTCGGATCCTGCTTTTCTTCCTTCGCTAGATCGGGCTCTTGCACCGGTTGCTCATCCTTTTTTTTCTTGCTAAATATCATAGCTGATTTCTATACCTCCTCTTAAGCAGAGCGCCCTAGGATGACAATCAGGCTGCTCAATTAAAAAACCTTCATAATTCTCATCTTAACGTGTTAGACGAACGATTACAGCAAAAAGTTACAACAAAATCCGACGAATTCAAAATTTTTACTGAAGCTTAATTAAATATAAAAAAACTCCAGCCTTCCGGATTGGAAAGACTGGAGCGCTGCTTATGCTAATTGCCGAACGCTTGCGGATTTTCGCGCCATGCTTGCAGTTTCAGCATATCGTCGCTTTGCACCTTGCCAAGCTCTACGGCTGATTCAATAAGCTCGGAATAGTTCGACAGCGTTTCAAGCGGCATGTTCGCCTCGGCGAATGCCGAAGCCGCCTGTGCGAATTGGTAGGTGAAAATCGCCAGTACCGCCAGTACCTCGGCCCCCGCCTCGCGAACGGCAAGTCCCGCTTTCAGCGAGCTGCCTCCAGTTGAAATCAAATCTTCAATGACAACAACCTTTTGCCCTGGCTCAATGCGGCCTTCAATTTGGTTCTGCTTGCCATGGCCCTTCGCTTTATCGCGAATATAAGCCATCGGCAGTCCAAGCTTATGCGCGACCCAAGCCGCATGGGGAATACCCGCAGTCGAGGTGCCCGCAATGACTTCCACATCTGGATAACGCTCGCGAATGACAGCAGCGAAGCCATCAGCAACAAGCTCGCGAATAGCCGGGTAAGACATCGTTAGACGATTGTCGCAATAAATCGGCGACTTAAGACCTGAAGTCCACGTAAAAGGCTCATTTGGGCTAAGGGCTACTGCTCCGATTTCGAGCAGGCTGGCAGCAATCGTTTTAGGCAATTCCGAAAGTTTAACTTGGCTCATCTTAAATCAGCTCCTCAATAATCGCTTCTAATACTGCTCTTGAATTTGCGGCAGCCGTGATCGGCCGGCCAATAACCATATAGTCTGTACCTTGCTTTAACGCTTCTGCTGGTGTCATAATGCGCGATTGGTCGCCCACATCGGCACCTTTCGGGCGAATGCCCGGCGTTACCGTCTGGAAGGAAGCGCCGCATGCCTGCTTGATGGCCTGCACTTCAGCAGGGGACGCCACTACGCCATTCAGACCTGCAGCGCGGGCAAGCTCTGCGTACCGCAGAACAGCCTGCTCCACCGTTCCAGCAATGCCAATTTGCTCGTTGAGCATCGCTTGGTTGGTGCTGGTCAGCTGGGTCACTGCAATGATGCTTGGCTTTTTTTGTCCAACAGCAAGCGCAGCTTCCATGCCCTCGACCGCTGCCGCAAGCATTGCGCTTCCGCCAGCAGCATGGACATTAAACATGTCGACGCCGAGCCGGGTCACACTGCCTGAGCCGCCTTTGACCGTGTTCGGAATATCATGCATCTTTACATCAAGGAATACAAGGTAGCCCCGCTCCTTAAGTCCCGTTATGAACGCAGGACCCGCAGCATAAAACAGCTGCATGCCCACCTTCATATAACAGGGGATACCTTCCAGCTCATTCAATAAGCGCTCGGCGGAAGCCGCGTCCGCATAATCGAGCGCAACCATAATTTTTCCGGCTGCCTGTTCCCGTTCCCGTGTCAAACCCATCGTTAACCGTCCCCTTTGCCGTGTTTTTGCGAAATATGCGCATTAAAAAGGCCATCCGCCGGGCCACGCGCACCCGCAAAAGCAAAGCCATTTGCGGGCCGCAGGCAATCGGCGCTGGCCGTGCTTGCTAAAACTTATTTGTGCAGCAGTGTTGGCATCGAACGCGAGGAGAAGTTGATGGTCTCCATCATCCGCAGCAAGGCGCGAACCGTATCAAGCGACGTCATACATACAACGCCGTTCTCAACCGCTTCACGACGAATACGGAAGCCGTCGCGCTCAGGCGTTTTGCCTTTTGTCAGCGTATTGAAGACGAACTGTGCTTTGCCTTCACGGATCAGATCAAGAATGTTCGGCGATCCTTCGCTGAGCTTGTTCACTGTCGTTACCGTCATGCCCGCTTCTTCAAGCATAGCTGCCGTGCCGCCAGTTGCAATGATTTTGTAGCCAATGCTGTAGAAGCCACGAAGCAATTCGAGCGCCTCTTCTTTATCTTTATCCGCAACGGTCGCAATGATCGAGCCCGTTGTCGGGATTTTCATGCCTGCGCCTAGCAATCCTTTGTACAAGGCTTTCGCATATTGCACATCGCGTCCCATAACCTCACCCGTCGATTTCATCTCCGGTGTCAAGGTAGGGTCAACACGGCGCAGCTTCGCGAACGAGAAGACCGGAACTTTAACCGATACATACTCGTCTTCAGGCCACAGTCCGTCTTTATGGCCCAGGTCAGCCAGCTTCGTGCCAAGAATCGCTTGTGTCGCAAGGTTCGCCATTTGCAAGTTTGTTACTTTGCTCAGGAATGGAACCGTACGCGACGACCGCGGATTTACTTCAATGACATACACGATCTCGTTATGAATTACGAACTGGATGTTAACCAAGCCGATTACGTTCAGCGCCTTGGATACTTTGATCGTAATGTCGACGATTTGCTCCTTCACGCTGTCAGACAACGATTGCGGCGGATACACAGCAATCGAGTCGCCGGAGTGAACGCCTGCGCGCTCAATATGCTCCATGATGCCTGGAATCAATACGGTGTCGCCATCACAGATCGCATCCACTTCCGCTTCCATGCCAAGCATATAACGGTCGATGAGGACAGGATGCTCTGGATTGATCTTTACCGCTACTTCCATGTAGCTCAGCAAATCTTCATCCGAGTATACGATTTCCATTGCGCGGCCGCCCAAAACGTACGATGGACGAACGAGTACAGGGTAACCAAGCTTTTGTGCCGTCGCTACTGCTTCGCCAACCGAGGTTACTGTGCTGCCTTCCGGCTGAGCCACGTTCAAGCCGCGAAGCAAAGCTTCGAACTTTTTGCGATCCTCTGCCATATCGATGCTTTCCAGGCTGGAGCCGAGAATTTTCACGCCAGCTTTGGACAGCGGAGCTGCGAGGTTAATCGCCGTTTGGCCACCGAACTGCACGATTACGCCGATTGGCTTCTCTTGCTCAATAACGTTCATGACATCTTCAAGGAATAAAGGCTCAAAGTACAGGCGGTCCGATGTGCTGAAATCGGTCGACACCGTCTCTGGGTTGTTGTTGATAATAACCGCTTCATAGCCAGCTTTCTGAATCGCCCATACCGCATGAACCGTCGAATAGTCAAACTCAATGCCTTGTCCGATCCGAATGGGGCCAGAGCCAAGTACAAGCACTTTCTCTTTCGTCGAAGGCGTTACTTCGTTTTCTACCTCGTAAGTTGAATAGTAGTAAGGCGTGCTCGCTTCAAACTCAGCGGCGCAAGTATCAACCATTTTGTATACAGGTACGATATCAAGCTCTTTACGATAAGTACGAATATCATGCTCATTCGTGTGGCTGCCATTCGGGTTGCCTTCTTTGCGAAGCTCAGCGATCGAACGGTCGGAGAAGCCTTTGCGCTTCGCCTGGTACAGCGTTTCACGGGAAAGCGTTGCTTCCTGGCGGATTTTATCCTCGAATGCTACGATGCCTTCGATTTTGTCCAGGAACCACCAGTCAATGTTCGTCAGATCTTGAATTTCCTGCAAAGCATAACCACGGCGGAACGCTTCGCCTACCAAGAACATGCGCTCATCATCCGGTTTTTGCAGGCGTGCGCGCAGCACATCATCGCTGAGGTCTACTGCTTCCTTCAAGTGGATGCGATGCGTGCCGATTTCAAGCGAACGGACCGCTTTATGAATCGACTCCTCGAAAGTACGGCCAATCGCCATAACTTCACCTGTCGCTTTCATTTGCGTGCCGAGCTTGCGGTTCGCATTCACGAACTTGTCAAACGGCCAGCGCGGAATTTTCGATACGATGTAATCCAGCGTAGGCTCAAAGCAAGCATACGTTTGGCCGGTTACAGGGTTTACGATTTCATCAAGCGTGTAGCCAATTGCGATTTTAGCAGCCATTTTAGCAATCGGGTAGCCTGTTGCTTTGGAAGCCAGCGCCGAAGAGCGGCTAACGCGCGGGTTAACTTCGATTACATAATATTGGAAGCTTTGTGGATCAAGCGCGAACTGTACGTTACAGCCGCCTTCGATGTTCAAAGCGCGAATGATTTTAAGCGAAGCGGAACGAAGCATTTGATACTCGCGGTCCGACAACGTTTGGCTAGGCGCTACTACGATACTGTCGCCAGTATGTACGCCAACCGGGTCAAAGTTTTCCATGTTGCAGACAACGATACAGTTGTCATTCGCATCACGCATAACTTCGTATTCAACTTCCTTCAAGCCGGCAATCGATTTTTCGATCAAGCATTGGCCGATTGGGCTGTAACGGATACCGGAAGCAACTGTTTCTAGCAATTCTTCTTCGTTTGCGCAAATACCGCCGCCTGTACCGCCAAGCGTGTAGGCAGGACGAACGATAATCGGGTAGCCGATTTCATTGGCAAAAGCAACTGCTGCTTCAACTGTCGTTACGATGTCGCTCTCTGGTACCGGCTGCTCCAGCTCGCGCATCAGATCGCGGAACAAATCGCGGTCCTCGGCTTTTTCGATAGCTGTCAGCTGTGTGCCGAGAAGCTGCACATTTTCTGCTTCCAATACGCCAGCGCGCGCCAGTTCAACCGCCATATTGAGGCCTGTTTGGCCGCCAAGCGTCGGCAGCAAACCGTCTGGACGCTCCTGACGAATGATTTGCGATACAAATTCAAGCGTAATTGGCTCAATGTAAACTTTATCAGCCATGTTTGTGTCTGTCATAATGGTAGCCGGGTTGCTGTTAATCAATACAACCTCATAGCCTTCTTCCATAAGCGCCTGGCAAGCTTGCGTGCCGGCATAGTCGAATTCAGCGGCTTGGCCGATTACAATCGGGCCGGAGCCGATGACGAGAATTTTTTTGAGTTTATTATTTTTGGGCATACTGAAGCTCCCCTTTCACTTTCAACGTTTCCGCGAGTACGACTTGGCGACGCTTTTGCGGGTTATTTAATTTATGTGTGCGAATCATACTCAGGAATTCGTCAAACAGATAGCTGGAATCATACGGTCCTGGAGCAGCTTCCGGGTGGTATTGCACCGAAAATGCAGGATGCGTATTATGCTTCAGCCCTTCAATTGTGCGGTCATTGTTGTTAATATGCGTTACAATCAGACCGGAGTTCGCAATCGAATCTTCCATTACAGTGTAGCCATGGTTCTGGGAAGTAATGTAGCAGCGGTTCGTTGCCAGTTCCTTCACCGGGTGGTTTCCGCCGCGGTGGCCGAATTTAAGCTTCGTTGTATCAGCGCCGCAAGCAAGTGCAAACAGCTGGTGTCCAAGGCAAATACCGAAGATCGGGAACTCGCCGAGCAGCTCGGAAATCATTTTAACCGCATGTGGAACGTCTTTCGGGTCCCCAGGGCCGTTAGACAGCTGAATGCCATCCGGTGCCAGGCGGCGAATTTCTTTTGCAGTCGTGTCATGAGGCACAACGACGACGTCGCAGCCGCGTTTAGTCAGCTCGCGCAAAATGCCGCTTTTTGCGCCAAAGTCTACGAGCACAATGCGCTCGCCATTGCCTGGGCTGGAAAATACATGCTTCGTCGATGTGCGAGCTACTTGATCCGTCATTAGTGTGGACAAGCCAAGGCGCTCTTGCAGCTCCTCAATGCGCTCGTTGCCAGTTGTAAGCAAGCCTCTCATCGTGCCATGGTGACGCAAAATCCGCGTCAGCATGCGCGTGTCGATTTCGCTGATGCCCGGAATGCCATATTCCTTAAGCAGCTGCTCAAGCGAATATTGGGCGCGCCAGTTGCTCGGCACCGGCTCATTGCGGCGAACGACAAAACCGTGGATATACGGGCGAATCGATTCAAAGTCATCGCGCGAAATGCCGTAGTTGCCGATCAGTGGATAAGTCATCGTCACGATTTGTCCACAATAGGATGGATCCGACAATACTTCCTGATAGCCAGTAATACCTGTATTAAAAACAACCTCACCCATCGTTTGCACTTCTGCACCGAAGGATAGTCCTGTAAACAATGTTCCATCTTCCAATAATAATCTCGCTTGCATCCGTCTCACTCCTCAGGTCTTCGTATTCCTATATGTCAATTAGCATATCCAAGTTAACGTTCTTATGCTTGCTCCGACCACACAACCGCACCATTCACAATCGTCGCTACCGGCCAGCCTTGCAGCTTCCAGCCGCCGAATGGCGTGTTGTTGCTGCGCGAGGCAAAGGTTGCCGGATCGACTGCACGCTCGCTATCGAGATCCACTATCGTCAGATCAGCTGGCGCACCTGCTGCCAGGCGGCCTGTCTCCAGCTTGAACACCCGTGCCGGATCAGCCGTCATACGGTCCAGCAGGAAGCCGAGCGTCCATTTGCCGGTTTTAACAAACTGCGTGTACAGCAGCGGGAAAGCTGTCTCAAAGCCGACGATTCCGAACGGCGCCAGCTGCATGCCGCGCGCTTTCTCTTCCGCGCTATGCGGCGCATGATCCGTTACGATCATGTCGATCGTGCCATCTTCCAGCGCTTCGATGACCGCAGCCACATCGCGCGGCGTGCGCAGCGGAGGGTTCATTTTCCAATTGGCGTCAAAGCCTGGAATGTCCTCGTCCGACAGCACCAGATGATGCGGGCAAACCTCAGCGGTTACGTTGACTCCAATTTGCTTGCCAAGGCGGATCAGCCTTACCGATTGCTCCGTGCTGACGTGGCAGACATGATAATGAACGCCTGTCGCTTCAGCGAGCAAAATGTCGCGGCCGACATGAATCGCTTCCGATTCATTCGGAATGCCTTTCAGTCCGTTCTCGCGGGAGAACTTGCCTTCCGAGACGAACAGTCCCTCAACCAGCGTATTGTCCTCGCAGTGTGCAATGACCGGCATGTCTAGCGACTTGGCCAGCGCCATCGCATCCTTCATCATTTGCGCGCTTTGCACGCCGACACCATCGTCGGTAAAGCCAATTGTGCCAGCCGCTTTCAGCGCTGCGAAATCCGTCAGCTCGCGACCGAGCTGATTTTTGGAAATTGCGGCGTAAGGGAGGACCCGAACGACGCCTTCCTTCGCATTTTTGTCCAAAATATAGTTGATCGTTTCAGGTGTATCTGTCACCGGACGAGTGTTCGGCATGCAGGCGATTGTTGTAAAACCGCCTTTCGCTGCTGAACGCGTCCCTGTTGCGATATCTTCTTTATATTCGAAGCCAGGATCGCGCAAATGCACGTGCATATCGATGAAGCCGGCTGATACGAGCTTGCCCTCTGCGTCAATCACTTCTGCTGAACCTGTGTCCGGCATTGTTTCGCCGCTTGCAAGCTCGGCGATTTTGCCATCCTCAATTCGAATATGCTGCTTCACTAGGCCGCTTGCAGCTGTATCCCATACGCTGCCGTTAATAATCCATAATGACATTATCCGTTCACCCTCCCGATTTCATCTAAAAGTTAGTTCAAAGCCCGTTCTATGACGGCCATTCTGACCGGAACCCCGTGCTCCATCTGCTTAAAAATCCGGGACTTGGCATGCTCGACAAGCTCATCGTCAATTTCAACATTGCGGTTGATCGGCGCCGGGTGCATAATAATCGCGTGATCCGCCATTGTTTCGCTGCGCTCCACCGTCAATCCAAACTGCTCGCGGTAGCTTTCAGCCGAGCTCAGCATGCCGCTTTCGTGACGCTCCAGCTGCACCCGCAGCATCATCACGACATCAGATTTCAGCGCTTCCTCCATCGTTACATAACGGGCATCAAGCTCAGAGGCCTGCAAGTTCGCAGGAGCGCAAAACTTCACCGTAGCGCCGAGCTTTTGCAGCGCATATAAGTTCGAACGCGCTACGCGGCTGTGCAAGATGTCTCCGATAATCGAGACGGTCAATCCTTTTATTGCGCCAAATTGCTTGCGCATCGTATATAAATCAAGCAGCGCCTGCGTCGGATGCTCGTTGTTGCCATCGCCCGCGTTAATCAGCGGCACTTTAATTTTCGTAGCCAGTTCGGCTAGCAAGCCAATCGGCTTGAGCCGGATAATGCCGACGTCTATGCCCATCGACTCCAAGGTGCGAACGGTATCATATACCGACTCGCCCTTCTGCACACTCGATACGGCTGCTGAGAAGTTAAGCACTTCCGCTCCCAGCCGCTTCTCCGCTACCTCGAAGGAGAAGCGTGTGCGCGTGCTGTTCTCGAAAAACATATTTGCTGCGAACTTGCCCTGCAGCACATTCTGCACTTTCGACTCCTGCTGCTCCCAATGGGCGGCACGGTCCAGTATGGCGATAATTTCCTCTGCGTCAAGCTCCTTCAAACCAAGCAAACTGCGCTGTTTGAGCTGTAAAAGTGTCATTTAGGCTTGCCCCCTCTGATGAATAATTTTCACCTGGTCTAAGGAATCAATCTCGGTTAGCGTAACGGAGATTTGCTCTTGTTTGGAGGATGGCACATTTTTGCCTACAAAATCCGGCCTTATCGGCAATTCCCGATGACCGCGGTCAACCAGCACAGCAAGCTGAATGCTTTGCGGCCTGCCGCAATCCATTACCGCATCCATCGCGGCGCGAATCGTCCGGCCGGTATACAGCACATCATCGAACAAAATAATGTTGCGGTCCTGTACGACCGACAGTTCGACATCAATCTCGCCGATTATGCCCGCTTCCATTTCGGTGCGGCTGCCTGGCGCCTTGCCATCATCGCGATAGCGGGTAATATCCAGTTCCTTCACTAAAACAGGCTTGCCTTCAATTTCCTGTATGCGCTCTGCGATTCTTCGGGCTAAATAAACGCCTCTTGTCCGAATGCCGACCAGTGTACAGTTGTCAATTCCTTTGTTCTTCTCCACGATCTCGTGGGCGATGCGGGTCAGTGCCCGGCGAATGGCTGCATCATCCATAATGACCAAGTGCTCTTCTTCCACCGTTACGTTACCTCCCATCCTAGCGCAGGTTGAACTGCCAACTCTCATCAAGGCGCTTCACAAGCGTAAACGGATTGGGCTTAAGCCGTCTTCTGGCGGCAAAGCTACCGTTTCGCGATGAAATATAAGCCCGTTATAAGTGTGTAACTTATAAATGCTTATATTTGAAAAAAGACTCCTTGCGTATTCGCAAGGAGCCCATGATTAACCGCTAAGGATTCCATCCATCCCCGCCAACCTTATGAGTTGCGGAAGATGAGGAGTTTCTTGTCCCCAGCTTAATTAATCAACTATTCACGCTACCTTGCCAGCCTCACAGGACTGAGTTAAAGGTACAACTTTATACCAAAGGAATTATCCCACGTTCGACATAAGATGTCAAGTGGCAGCAGCCTTAAACACGATCTGCCCACCTCGTGCTGGATGTTTATCATATTTATGGCAATCTGTTGGCATACTAACTGGCAACTACGGACATTTTGCAAGCAGGAGGAAACAAGATGCAGTCGCACGTATCACAGCCACATGAAAAAGTCAGCCTGCCCGCTTCACTCGATGCATGCATCGACCATATTCAGACAGAGATCGGCGGCAGCTCGGATCTTGTCATCAAGCGCTTTTCCTGCCTGCATCTGTGGCCCGGCGCACTCCTTTATCTCGAAGGCATGATTGATGTTCAAATGCTTCATCAGTCGGTATTGGGCTCTTTAATGGGCTATGCGAATGAGCATACGCCGAGCTTTGACGATCCCAATGACCGTCTGACGCATCTGAAAGAGGATGTGCTCATTGCCGGAAATACCGATTATGCGGAAGAGATGGCGCTCTTGTTCCATCGCCTGCTGTCGGGCTGCATTATTTTGCTGCTGGACGGAAGCACGAAAGCGATTTGCATTAGCGCCGCTGGCTGGGAGGATCGCAATATTAGCGAGCCGCAGACCCAATCCGTCGTTCGTGGACCGATGGAAGGCTTCACCGAAAACCTGCGAAAGAATACGACACTAATCCGCAGAAGAATCAAAGATCCCCAGCTGTGGATGGAAACGAGGCAAATCGGTCAAATAACGAAAACTTCCGTTGCCCTGATGTACGTCAACCATTTGGTTGATAAGGGCGTGCTCGACGAGATTCGGCGCAGGCTTGATGATATTGATATCGACAGCATTTTGGAAAGCGGCTATATTGAGGAGCTGATCCAGGACGTCACGCTCACGCCGTTTCCAACGATTTACAATAGCGAGCGCCCGGATACGGTTGCCGCCGGACTTCTGGAAGGGCGGGTGGCCATTATTGTGGACGGCACGCCATTCGTGCTGCTTGTCCCTTCCCTGTTCGTTCATTTTTTCCAATCGGCCGAGGACTATTACCAGCGCGCAGATATCAGCACCCTGCTGCGGCTGATTCGCTACTTAGCATTTTTCATCGCCATGCTTGCGCCTTCCTTCTATATCGCTATTACG from the Paenibacillus sp. BIHB 4019 genome contains:
- the pyrR gene encoding bifunctional pyr operon transcriptional regulator/uracil phosphoribosyltransferase PyrR, whose protein sequence is MGGNVTVEEEHLVIMDDAAIRRALTRIAHEIVEKNKGIDNCTLVGIRTRGVYLARRIAERIQEIEGKPVLVKELDITRYRDDGKAPGSRTEMEAGIIGEIDVELSVVQDRNIILFDDVLYTGRTIRAAMDAVMDCGRPQSIQLAVLVDRGHRELPIRPDFVGKNVPSSKQEQISVTLTEIDSLDQVKIIHQRGQA
- a CDS encoding spore germination protein — encoded protein: MQSHVSQPHEKVSLPASLDACIDHIQTEIGGSSDLVIKRFSCLHLWPGALLYLEGMIDVQMLHQSVLGSLMGYANEHTPSFDDPNDRLTHLKEDVLIAGNTDYAEEMALLFHRLLSGCIILLLDGSTKAICISAAGWEDRNISEPQTQSVVRGPMEGFTENLRKNTTLIRRRIKDPQLWMETRQIGQITKTSVALMYVNHLVDKGVLDEIRRRLDDIDIDSILESGYIEELIQDVTLTPFPTIYNSERPDTVAAGLLEGRVAIIVDGTPFVLLVPSLFVHFFQSAEDYYQRADISTLLRLIRYLAFFIAMLAPSFYIAITTFHQEMLPTSLLINLAAQREGVPFPAFIEAVLMELTYEILREAGVRIPKTVGQAVSIVGTLVIGQAAVNAGVVSAAMVIIVSITAISSYVIPENGMSIAVRILRFFLMILAATFGFFGILLGLLAILLHLTNLRSFGAAYMSPFGPYVASDIKDSLFRMPWTHMMNRPYSNGNGQKKRQKKRTKRL
- a CDS encoding aspartate carbamoyltransferase catalytic subunit codes for the protein MTLLQLKQRSLLGLKELDAEEIIAILDRAAHWEQQESKVQNVLQGKFAANMFFENSTRTRFSFEVAEKRLGAEVLNFSAAVSSVQKGESVYDTVRTLESMGIDVGIIRLKPIGLLAELATKIKVPLINAGDGNNEHPTQALLDLYTMRKQFGAIKGLTVSIIGDILHSRVARSNLYALQKLGATVKFCAPANLQASELDARYVTMEEALKSDVVMMLRVQLERHESGMLSSAESYREQFGLTVERSETMADHAIIMHPAPINRNVEIDDELVEHAKSRIFKQMEHGVPVRMAVIERALN